Part of the Henckelia pumila isolate YLH828 chromosome 2, ASM3356847v2, whole genome shotgun sequence genome is shown below.
TGAGAATTATATTGCAGACGCTATGGGATAAGCAACTATATGCTAAGTTGAGCAAATGTGAGTTCTGGATTGACCGGGTCGTAATTCTTGGTCATGTTATATCCAAGGAAGGAATATCcgtggatccgagtaaggttgaggTAGTGCTGAACTAGTCTCATCCGACGACAGtggctgagattcgtagttttctgggtctagctggttattaccgtcggttcatcgagaattttgaaCAGTTAGGCAGGCCTTTAACACAACTTACCCGGAAAGATATTTCTTTTaagtggtcctcagagtgtgagAAATCATTTCGAGAGTTGCGTAGACGTCtgactactgcacctgtgttagctttACCATCTGGATCGATAGGTTATGTTGTGTATACGGATGCCTCTGGTCAAGGGTTAGGATGTGTACTgacacaacatggacatgtGATAGCTTATGGATctaatatttgttcactcaggcagagttgaacataagacagagacgttggatggacttattgaaggactatgactacgagattaagtatcatcccggttctgctaatcttactccTAATGCCCTGAGTCGGCAGgtaagactttctgcacttcacactagtgatttatctcatatgattcaggaaTGTTGTTCTCTTGGTTtcacgctcaagcacaagaaaggaaagagtggaattcgtttgtatacGGTTTTGtttgagccagctttgtactctaggatcagagatgctcagatttcTGATGTTAAAACCCAaagattggcacgtctagccaatggaggtAATGAATCTGGATTTCATTACCAATCTGATGGTTTACTGTGTTTGTCTAATCGAGTGGTGGTTCCTGATGATACGGAACtaaggaatgatattctttctcaagctcacagaagCCGATTgacagttcatcctggaagcataaAGATGTATAGGGACTTGCGATctagattttggtggaagggaatgaagcgaagtgtgtaccAGTTTGTCTCTAAATGCCTTGtatgtcagcaagtcaaggcggAACATCAACGACCAAGTGGTTTATTACAGAATTTAGAGGTTCccgagtggaagtgggagcatgtgactatggattttgttacccacttgcccaTGACCTCACGCCAGTGTGATGCTGTAAGGCcgtgaaaatatgaatattaattaagAAATTAGATATTTACATTTCgtatttggaaaatattcaatttggaatttatagaaattagagatttaatttttgagccgaaaatatttaatttgagaatttacggatatttgagaattaaattctgggattcttaaattaaaagaataaatattctaattgaatatttataggattaagattgaaattccgagttttgaaaattaaagataatttaatttgaagaagaaactcgagcagggactAAATTATAAATATCGAAGTTTTAGGGGCTAAACtgcaaaaatgggatttgaCTTGTCAACAAGAGATTTATATTACACTTTTCATGTGTTTAATTTCCCTTCACCAGTAGCAAGAACGAGAGAGAGATGATTGAAGGTTTCAAGGATCACTTTGCAATTAGTCAAAACTTtaagggccaaagtgcaattttggccATTTTCAATGGATTACACGTGTGATGTGTATACATTGCATGAAATATAAATCTCCATCAGATTGAGAAGCTACTTACAGTAGCAAAGCCGAGAGAGAGGAAGGAAACAAATTCCATGGCCGATTCTTCTTCCAAAAAAATTGTAGAATTTGATCCGGccggtagaatttcaaattgatcgtatatttgtgatcacggcttcgagtgctacactttgacgtaattttggctaaattctacAATGGTTTAATTTTGGTGATATTGTTAgatttaagatttgattgtataaacgtgttctagtatatacgacgatagcatatctaagtcggatttagaaaagatcgtcgtttgaacatgtttttgaattatcgattattttctgaaatttctaGAATTTGTGGGCTAATGATTTCGTGTATATTAGATTGTAATGAGTATGGAAATGGGTTTGAAGTATAGTATTGATGGTGTTTATACTTTTGTAATTACCGAATtcgagccgttacgccgtcgattttaGTTTGttgaatttctgaaaaattgaGATGCTGATTTCGAAATTGTAGTGATggaatgatattgatatgaagtaGATATCAATGTGTGAAGGTTGTGtaagttgttagaattaatagATAGGACTTTTCGGTGCCGGTTTGCAACCGATACGATACCGGTTTGAATGTCGGTTATCTTGGCAAGTTTTGAAGTGTTTAAGCATGTGTGAGATTAGATGAAATTGAATACTAATATATTACTTGAAAACACTTCAATTCAGATTTAAGTTGAATGGTATCGAAGTCGAGTTGACGATTCCGAATTGAGTTGAAGTTGGCTCCAAGTTGAAATAAGTAGAAGTGGATTAACAAGAGAAATATGAACAGAATTGATTGAAGTGCAGAAATTGGACAGCTTGTGTTTTTATCAAGAATTACTAGAGTTCAGAGATTGAAATCGAGatcaaggtatgattcgacattaaccttgacaggtagaataactcgagaatgtggtggttttcgagtttattaaatcacatacataattgattagttgttttacttaatcttatatgatctaaatgaattacttgacttagttgatttggttgatatatgagttgtttgatttaaacatgattacttgttgatattgatgattgaatatttatttgagattgatGAGTTTAGATTATTCTGAATTTTTGAGTTATAGTAGATTGGTTATAGAATTGATAGTAAACCTCTTGAGCCCtaattctttcgaaaccttgaaaacagaatcgaaaagaaaatattggacgtggtgaacttgtatatgagaggctagatatctgacttgatttcttttgccaCGGTTCTCAGTATAGTGTTCACTGTCCAGGGAATACGAGATtgaccacctcgagcgggagcgtaggtgggaggcttgatttTTGGCCTTATTATATTCCCTGGATCCCAAagaaatgatttttaaaaatatcgatTCAGTGAGACTTGAATCCTTTAACCCTCGACTTGTCTTTGAGTCTTtatgttattgaatgaatttttctttgaaatatatTCGACAGGTAAGGATATAAGGAAATGATGTTTGTGACAGTgatttcttatttgaattatatctaattgatttatatatatatctttcatactgagatttattctcaccggagttatccaactgttgttttgcttgtatgtgtgcattgcatcatgTTGAAGAGTAGCGAGTCGACTTGACATGGAAgcgagagattgagagattagagtggagactcgggtgttagaagaagtttatgttttgtCAAACATATTAGATTTGGATTCCAATGTTGAGTTGTTGAAACATTGGTTGAGActttaatatattttcatgttttgatgtTTGTATTAAAGCTTGAGACTAGCCTTTAATCTAGATGTATATGATGTTGCTACAAGTAAAATTTAGTTGAGTCACTTTAGTATATATGCTGTCAAACCTTGTATGAAGTTAGTTGTTGGAAGTTTTGATTCAATTTGAATACTTGTGTGCAACTTTTGAGGTTGATGTCTTACATTGTAAAAACTTGTGCAAGATAAGGTTTgagtttgtatgcatgttttaccTTGTATCTTGTATTTAGATCATTCTAGTATGAATTGGAGATGCTTAGAATGTTTCAAGCATACTAGATATTGCATAAGACAGCAACAACAGATTCTGAGTTTTCTGTATAGAGCATtcttgctcgatcggtgaacttcaatcgatcgagcgaggcaatGTAAATCATCGGGCAGAAATTTGCTgaaattgtgctcgctcgatcggctaatttcaaccgatcgagcgaggccttgttgtttaaaaaaaaaaaaatttttatggcTTTGATTGCTAATTATTAATTCATGTTATggattaaataatattatttgatcTTGCATTAATcgttatgatttgagagattagttCCCGAGttctcacaacaggtggtatcagagagtaagTTCTTGGAATGAgttagaagttgagcggggtagatcgagtcgcatgcatttttaGTATTGCTTGAATTATGCTTTACTTACTTTGATATAATGTATGCGAACATGATTTACTGATTGAAGGAATTATATGCTTATATGCTTATTTGCTTACCTGATCATGTGAATTcacatgaatttttgaattccttGTAAATATGTTTCTTTGAATAACATGAAGAAATGTAAGCATGTGTTATATGgcaaagcatgagattatatgtattttaatgatttgaatagtatAATCTCTGTGTTGCTTATGAATCGTATTTTAAAGTAAGTCAGGTTCTTTGGgagatgtaagcaccccagattgAATCGAACAGTACTCCGTAAGTGAAGTCAGTACCTTCGACTGAACAGATCTGTATTGTAGTAAACTATCAGAATTGATGGATGCTACACTCACACGGATGGAGGTGCTATATGAACGATTTCAGACGTATAATCCGCCAACTTTGAAAGGTACAGAAGATACCAGTGCTTGTGAAGGTTGGTTAGAAGAGCTTGATCAATTGTTTGAATCTTTAGAATACTCTGATGAACGAAGAATCAAGCTGGTTGTATACCAACTGCAAGATTCAGCAAGAAGCTGGTGGTTTGCGACGAAGAAATGTCTGGAGAAATCAGAGGTATAGTAATTTCTTGGCAGGTATTTAAGACTGAATTTTGTCAACGATTTCTGCCGAAATCTTATAGAGAAGATAGAGCATGAGAATTTGTTAACTTGCAACAAGGAAATATGACTATAGACGGGTATGTTGCTAAATTCTCCAACTTTCTCCGATTTGTTCCTCACGTGAATCAGGATGAAGAAGTCCAAACAAATCTGTTtatcaatggactgaatccggAAATTTATGCTTGGATATATGCGGGGAGACCGAATAGATTGGCTGATGCTATTGACAGGGCTAAAAGAGCTAAAGCCGGTTTTATGAGACAGAAAGAAAGTTCAATTGTGCCTCAGTATTTCGAACAACCGCAATCTCAGTCACATTTATCATCACAGAGCAGATATGAGGCAGGAGGTAGTGTTAGTGGAAGTGAAGAGCGGATACAGTATTTGAGGCAATAGTTCAAGAAGTTTGGGAGTGACTCTTCCAGCTCTAGCAGACCGAAGCAACTTGGTCTGGGTCAAAAAGCAGAATATGCCGGTGAATATTGTACTCACTGTGGAGGAAAACATGCTAGAGATGAATGCCGAGGAACTTTAGGAAAATGTCATCGTTGCTATCAAGTGGGACATTTTTCGAGAGTGTGTCCTAATCCATGGGGAACAAGGAGAAACCTAAATGAAGATCCAACCCTTAGGCAACAAGCATCTATAGATGATTGAGCTCAAACTGCACCAGATGAAGAGACTGCAGGTAATTATAAGATTTGATTAATCTGCCTGCATATTTATGAATCT
Proteins encoded:
- the LOC140877810 gene encoding uncharacterized protein, yielding MDKFFIVFIDDILVYSHDRDEHAQHLRIILQTLWDKQLYAKLSKCEFWIDRVVILGHVISKEGISVDPSKVEECCSLGFTLKHKKGKSGIRLYTVLFEPALYSRIRDAQISDVKTQRLARLANGGNESGFHYQSDGLLCLSNRVVVPDDTELRNDILSQAHRSRLTVHPGSIKMYRDLRSRFWWKGMKRSVYQFVSKCLVCQQVKAEHQRPSGLLQNLEVPEWKWEHIEKLLTVAKPRERKETNSMADSSSKKIVEFDPAGRISN